GGAAAATGCCTTGCCCCAGGCCCGCCTGATCCTGGAGAATGCCCAGCTCAGCTTCCAGACCGGGGCCATTGGCTACGTAGAATTTGTGCAGGCACTGGAGCGGGCGCTGGCCATGCAGATCGATTATCTGGCGCTGCTGCGTCAGTACAACGAATCTATCATCTACTTAGAATTTTTGGGCGGCGCTCGGTAAGCCAAGCCCCCCTGTATCCCCTTCTTATTAAGAACTAGCCCTATGCGTTATCCTGTTATCACCTCATGTTACCTCGGATTTTCCCTTCTGGGGCTCCTCCCGGGGCTCCTCCTGGGGGGGTGTCAGCCCTCCGCTCCCGCGGGCGATCCGCCGTCCGCCTCACCCGTCGAAGAAAACACTGCCTCTCCGCCGGAAACGGCGCGGGTGGAAGTCAGCGCAGCACAGTACCAACACGCCGGCATTCATTTGGGCGGCCTCCAACGGCGTGTCATGAGTCAGACCCTGCCGGTGACGGGGATGGTGGATGTGCCGCCCGAAAACCTGGTAAGCCTTTCGGCGCCGCTGGGTGGTTTTGTCAAGCGTACCGAGCTCTTGCAGGGCATGCGCGTGCGCAAAGGACAGGTGCTGGCCACGCTGGAAAATCCTGAGTTCATCACCCTGCAACAGGACTATTTGGAAAGCAAAAGCCAGCTAACGTACCTCACCCTGGAATACGAGCGGCAGCGCGAACTGCGGCAACAGAATGTGAGTTCGGCCAAGCTGTTCCAGCAAACGACGCAGGACTACGAACGGACCCAGATCCGGGTCGAAGCCCTGGCCGAAAAGCTGGCCCTGATCGGCATTCGGGCCGAGCGTCTGACGCCGGGAAAGATCTCCCGCATGGCGCCGCTCTATTCGCCCATCAATGGATACGTGACCGAGGTACACGTGAACGTGGGCACCTGGGTCAATCCGACCGACGTGCTGTTTGAAATCGCTGATACCGATCACCTCCACGCCGAACTCACGGTTTTTGAACGGGACCTCTCCCGGATTCGACCAGGACAAAAGATTCGTTTTACCCTGCCCAACGAAGACCAGCGGGAGCGGACGGCCACCGTCTACCTGGTGGGCAAAGCGATCGGCGAAGACCGATCGGCCCGCGTCCACGGTCATCTGGACAAAGAAGATAGTGCTCTGCTGCCGGGCATGTACCTGCAGGCCCGTATCGAGATGGGGACCGATTCGGTGCCGGTCTTGCCGCAGGGGGCAGTGGTGACAACGGCCGAGCAAGCGTATGTCTTTGTGCAACGCGGCCGACGCCAGGAGGGGGGGCAGCAGGTATACGATTTTGAACGGATCCCCATCCAGACCGGGGTGTCGGAAGGAGACTATGTACAAGTGGAACTGCCCGACCGGATGGATGCTGCCACGGAATCCATCGTGGTGCAGGGGGCCTACGCGCTCCTCTCCCTGATGGAAAACGGTGAAGAAGAAGGCCACGGGCACTAAGCCATGGAGGCCCTGCTACAGACGCTCCCCTACGCCCTGCTGGCGGCTGCGACGATGGCGGTGGGGGGAATCCTGACGGCGTATGTGCAGCCCAGCCGGTGGATGCGCAGTGCGATCCTTCACTTTGCCGCGGGGGTGATCTTTTCGGTGGTGGGCGTGGAGCTGCTGCCCGACATCACCTCGCGTCACGACCCGTGGTCGGTGGTGATCGGCTTTGGCCTCGGCATCGTGACGATGCTGCTGATTCGGCGCGGGACCAAGCCTGGGGACGCCGCAAGGGCCACCGGCCCAGGCGCGCTCCCGACCGGGCTGCTGTGGGTGGTGGGTGTCGATTTAGTGGTGGATGGCCTGTTGATGGGCATCGGGTTTTCGTCGGGCGCGGAAACCGGAGCGTTGCTGGCTGTAGCGCTCTCTATCGAAATCCTTTCGCTGGGGCTGGCCACCGGCGCCTCGTTGCGGAAGGCGGGGGTGGTCCGGCGGAGCCAGGTGCTGACGTCGCTGGGATTGGCTGGCGTGCTGCTGGTAAGCGCAGGGCTCGGCGCCTGGCTGTTGGAGGACTTGCCGGATCAGCCGCACGAAATTATCCTCTCGTTCGGACTGGCCGCCCTGTTGTTTCTGGTGACCGAAGAGCTGTTGACGGAGGCACACGAAAAAGAGGACACCTTGCTGCTCACCACCGCCTTTTTTGCGGGTTTCCTCTTGTTTCTACTCTTGGGCATGCAGACCTGACCGCTTGCGCACTACTACCATGAAAGAAAAAAAAGACCACGCGACCCGCACCGCCTTTTTTCTTAACCTCGCCTTCACGGTGCTGGAACTCGCCGGAGGCATTCTCTCGGGCAGCATTGCCATCCTGGCTGACTCGCTGCACGACTTGGCCGACAGTTTCTCACTGGGGGCGGGCTGGTACTTTGAGGAAAAGTCGAAGCAGGGAAGCAATGACCGCTACTCGTACGGCTACGCTCGCTTCTCTCTACTAGGGGCCATGATCAACGCGGTGACCTTGCTGTTGGGCTCTATCTACATCGTCTATGAATCGATTCGCCGGCTCCTCAACCCCCAGATGCCGGACGTGTACTGGATGCTGGGCATTTCCGTCGTGGGGATTGCCTTAAACGGCCTCGGCGTCTGGAAGCTAAAATCGGGCAACTCCATGAACCAACAGGTGATGATGATTCACCTGCTGGAAGATGCGCTGGGCTGGATAGCCGTACTTCTGGCCAGTATTGTGCTCCTGTTTGTAGAGATCCCCAGGCTGGACCCCCTTCTGGCCATCGTCATCAACCTCACCGTACTCGTCTTTGTGCTCCGGAAGCTTATCAAAGCGTTACAGATTATGCTCCAGCGAGTGCCCAAAGAGGTCAACCTACCCGAACTGCGCCAGAAAATCCGGTGTCTGACCGGAGTCCAGGACGTCGAGCGGCTGCACGTCTGGTCGCTGACGAAAGAAAAATGGGTGGTCACCGTCACGGTCCACCTGGAGGAAATGACCACGCTCCAGGCAGCCGAGGTGCTGAAACGGCGGATACGCCAGGTCCTGGCCGACTTGCCGATCGAGGTGCTGACCGTGGAGTTGCAATTCAGCCCGCCCTCCGAGGTTTCACGTTAACGTTTACTACAACCCCATGAAAAAACTAAAAATCAAACTTTCTTTGGTCTTACCCGCCGTCCCCGATCAGCGGGATCGGTGCGTTCAGACCCTGC
The sequence above is a segment of the Catalinimonas alkaloidigena genome. Coding sequences within it:
- a CDS encoding efflux RND transporter periplasmic adaptor subunit — encoded protein: MRYPVITSCYLGFSLLGLLPGLLLGGCQPSAPAGDPPSASPVEENTASPPETARVEVSAAQYQHAGIHLGGLQRRVMSQTLPVTGMVDVPPENLVSLSAPLGGFVKRTELLQGMRVRKGQVLATLENPEFITLQQDYLESKSQLTYLTLEYERQRELRQQNVSSAKLFQQTTQDYERTQIRVEALAEKLALIGIRAERLTPGKISRMAPLYSPINGYVTEVHVNVGTWVNPTDVLFEIADTDHLHAELTVFERDLSRIRPGQKIRFTLPNEDQRERTATVYLVGKAIGEDRSARVHGHLDKEDSALLPGMYLQARIEMGTDSVPVLPQGAVVTTAEQAYVFVQRGRRQEGGQQVYDFERIPIQTGVSEGDYVQVELPDRMDAATESIVVQGAYALLSLMENGEEEGHGH
- a CDS encoding ZIP family metal transporter: MEALLQTLPYALLAAATMAVGGILTAYVQPSRWMRSAILHFAAGVIFSVVGVELLPDITSRHDPWSVVIGFGLGIVTMLLIRRGTKPGDAARATGPGALPTGLLWVVGVDLVVDGLLMGIGFSSGAETGALLAVALSIEILSLGLATGASLRKAGVVRRSQVLTSLGLAGVLLVSAGLGAWLLEDLPDQPHEIILSFGLAALLFLVTEELLTEAHEKEDTLLLTTAFFAGFLLFLLLGMQT
- a CDS encoding cation diffusion facilitator family transporter, with the translated sequence MKEKKDHATRTAFFLNLAFTVLELAGGILSGSIAILADSLHDLADSFSLGAGWYFEEKSKQGSNDRYSYGYARFSLLGAMINAVTLLLGSIYIVYESIRRLLNPQMPDVYWMLGISVVGIALNGLGVWKLKSGNSMNQQVMMIHLLEDALGWIAVLLASIVLLFVEIPRLDPLLAIVINLTVLVFVLRKLIKALQIMLQRVPKEVNLPELRQKIRCLTGVQDVERLHVWSLTKEKWVVTVTVHLEEMTTLQAAEVLKRRIRQVLADLPIEVLTVELQFSPPSEVSR